In Carya illinoinensis cultivar Pawnee chromosome 10, C.illinoinensisPawnee_v1, whole genome shotgun sequence, one DNA window encodes the following:
- the LOC122278480 gene encoding protein FAR-RED IMPAIRED RESPONSE 1-like, giving the protein MQQPDGYQYPCNIQEHNDGYPTPVMTTGSAASERGDVAETSGCRETEFPSTSARVEECNKERPDSMETEDGIGETSQLDDEIGGDTILEPKSKMEFNSFEEGGKAHNRTLNVARPRPTGKTECKAKINVLKVDGKFQLTTVNNIHNHNLSPKKSYFFRCNREVSDSIKRVLDTNDLAGIRMNKSFRSLVVGMGGFENLPFLEKDCQNYIDKARHLRLGAGGAGALQEYFLRMQYKNPGFFASMDLDDNGRLKNVFWADPRSRAAYEDFSDVLSSYSAYKSGMKSALMKCVYDSQNVEEFESYWEHLITTYNLEKNAWLQTLYTEREHWVPAFLKDSFWAGISTTQQSESMNAFFDGYVHAKTNLKEFVDQFDNTLKKKIENENSSDFHSFSVTIPCISRSLIEKKFQECYTNAKFREVQRELQCLIDLAPELLKRDGGVKTYLVEDEVHVEEFTKLHIQWTLVMWIQLQSVRVGYFR; this is encoded by the exons ATGCAACAGCCAGATGGCTACCAATATCCATGCAATATTCAAGAG CACAATGATGGTTACCCAACTCCTGTTATGACTACTGGATCTGCCGCGAGCGAAAGAGGTGATGTAGCAGAAACATCGGGATGTAGGGAAACTGAGTTCCCATCTACCTCCGCTAGAGTTGAAGAATGCAAcaaagaaagaccagattctaTGGAAACTGAGGATGGAATTGGCGAGACATCTCAATTAGATGATGAAATTGGTGGTGACACGATTTTAGAGCCCAAGTCGAAGATGGAGTTTAATTCCTTTGAAGAA GGTGGGAAGGCCCATAATAGGACGTTGAATGTTGCCAGGCCACGTCCGACAGGAAAGACTGAGTGTAAGGCGAAGATTAATGTCTTAAAAGTTGATGGAAAGTTTCAATTGACAACGGTTAATAACATTCATAACCACAACCTCAGTCCAAAAAAATCCTACTTCTTTCGATGTAATCGAGAAGTTAGTGATTCCATAAAAAGAGTCTTAGATACAAATGATCTGGCTGGTATCCGAATGAATAAGAGCTTCAGATCTCTTGTCGTTGGCATGGGAGGTTTCGAAAACCTCCCGtttttggaaaaggattgtCAGAATTACATTGATAAGGCAAGACATCTAAGGCTTGGTGCTGGTGGTGCTGGAGCGCTTCAAGAATATTTTTTACGGATGCAATACAAAAATCCTGGCTTTTTTGCGTCGATGGATCTAGATGACAATGGGAGGTTGAAGAATGTCTTCTGGGCAGACCCTCGTAGTAGGGCAGCCTATGAAGATTTCAGTGACGTG CTTTCCTCCTATTCTGCCTATAAAAGTGGGATGAAGAGTGCCctgatgaaatgtgtgtatgaTTCCCAAAATGTTGAAGAATTTGAAAGCTATTGGGAGCATTTAATCACCACTTACAACTTGGAGAAGAATGCTTGGCTGCAAACTTTATACACTGAGCGTGAGCATTGGGTACCGGCATTCTTGAAAGATTCATTTTGGGCGGGGATCAGTACAACGCAGCAGAGTGAaagcatgaatgctttttttgatGGTTATGTTCACGCTAAgacaaacttgaaagagtttgtTGATCAGTTTGACAACaccttgaagaaaaaaattgagaatgaaaatagcTCTGACTTTCACTCCTTCAGCGTCACTATTCCTTGCATATCTAGATCTCTGATTGAAAAGAAGTTTCAAGAATGTTACACGAATGCAAAATTCAGGGAAGTTCAGAGAGAACTGCAATGTCTTATAGATTTGGCTCCAGAGTTACTTAAGAGAGATGGTGGTGTAAAGACGTACCTTGTAGAGGATGAAGTTCATGTGGAAGAATTCACTAAGTTACATATTCAGTGGACTTTAGTGATGTGGATACAGCTGCAAAGTGTTCGTGTGGGCTATTTCAGATGA